A portion of the Eulemur rufifrons isolate Redbay chromosome 30, OSU_ERuf_1, whole genome shotgun sequence genome contains these proteins:
- the LOC138378856 gene encoding large ribosomal subunit protein eL42-like: VPKTRRTFCKKCSKHQPHKVTQYKKGKDSLYTQGKWHYDRKQSGYGGKTKLIFWKKAKTTKIVLRLECVEPNCRSRRMLASKRCKHFELGGDKKRKGQVIQF, translated from the coding sequence GTTCCTAAAACCCGCAGGACATTCTGTAAGAAATGTAGCAAGCATCAACCCCACAAAGTGACACAGTACAAGAAGGGCAAGGATTCTCTATATACCCAGGGAAAGTGGCATTATGACAGGAAGCAAAGTGGCTATGGTGGGAAGACTAAGCTGATTTTCTGGAAAAAGGCTAAAACTACAAAGATTGTGCTGAGGCTTGAGTGTGTTGAGCCCAATTGCAGATCTAGGAGAATGCTGGCTAGTAAGAGATGCAAGCATTTTGAACTGGGAGGAGATAAGAAGAGAAAGGGCCAAGTGATCCAGTTCTAa